In Nymphaea colorata isolate Beijing-Zhang1983 chromosome 3, ASM883128v2, whole genome shotgun sequence, a genomic segment contains:
- the LOC116251222 gene encoding uncharacterized protein LOC116251222 isoform X1, which produces MKWDCEEVFQMGLPGHDMAVALVNQAPLDLGSQPCAPLVSGTDSFLCKRHCDIPSNSPIGSACMNLPSRGQSKSIRIHTLSNRNTNTFFESDGALNCKDWPAFNNWVCSSPGCISPSFLLFDELRGSGSSSRLKENACSSSPTTNTFCTSSLSVRTNGLRTLRCHAADIEARHEDEPFIGFIEEAWSSSSGCLSPSFICFDELRTRDATFGKSLGMWEVQVDHLFSHILSSYEVLENSSFSVSKPLDEEALVLLRKLASLHLGTRSDAFSEVRKVQRVNSIDGKEGCASLPSSELTGSGSPSLYGRTSFTDSLPQNPLPAIDEVPFPTGLDKLEGLEDDGPLFWPFDQNCFRYHELNWDLSISPSRKNRVDACVTPTFRHGKNTNFQLRRSAIQNSRRKNQACRPHDHSVFDYDSTKEGRPTSSPNVLAKIRTRASICTEGDKMAADKQTCSGNSLLKMKNGVKSRLGVQMP; this is translated from the exons ATG AAATGGGATTGTGAAGAAGTCTTTCAGATGGGTCTTCCTGGGCATGACATGGCTGTTGCTCTTGTGAATCAAGCACCTCTAGATCTTGGTTCTCAGCCATGTGCCCCTCTGGTTTCAGGCACAGATTCCTTCTTGTGTAAAAGGCATTGCGATATTCCCTCAAATTCTCCCATCGGTTCTGCTTGCATGAATTTACCTTCTCGAGGCCAGAGCAAGTCTATTCGGATTCATACGCTAAGCAATAGAAATACCAATACTTTCTTTGAATCTGACGGTGCTCTGAACTGCAAAGATTGGCCTGCTTTTAACAATTGGGTATGCTCGTCTCCGGGTTGCATCTCTCCTTCATTTCTGTTATTCGATGAATTGCGTGGTAGTGGCAGCAGCAGTAGGCTAAAAGAAAATGCTTGCTCAAGTTCTCCTACAACCAATACATTCTGTACGTCGAGTCTGTCAGTTCGAACTAATGGGTTGCGAACGTTGAGATGTCATGCTGCAGATATAGAAGCAAGGCATGAGGATGAACCATTCATTGGCTTCATTGAAGAGGCCTGGTCATCATCGTCTGGGTGCTTGTCCCCTTCCTTTATCTGTTTTGATGAGCTTCGCACCAGAGATGCTACCTTTGGTAAATCTCTTGGCATGTGGGAAGTGCAGGTTGATCATTTGTTCTCTCATATACTATCATCATATGAAGTTCTAGAGAATTCTTCTTTTTCCGTGTCAAAACCCTTAGATGAGGAGGCTCTCGTTCTTCTAAGAAAGTTAGCATCCCTTCATCTTGGAACAAGATCTGATGCATTCTCGGAGGTCAGGAAAGTCCAGAGAGTAAATTCCATTGATGGCAAGGAAGGTTGtgcttctcttccttcttcagAGCTCACTGGTTCAGGGAGTCCTTCTCTGTATGGCAGGACATCTTTCACTGATTCGCTTCCACAAAACCCATTACCAGCTATAGATGAGGTTCCCTTCCCCACAGGTTTGGACAAACTTGAAGGCCTTGAAGATGACGGACCTCTCTTCTGGCCTTTCGATCAAAACTGCTTCAGATATCATGAGCTAAACTGGGACTTGTCTATCTCACCATCTCGTAAGAACAGAGTTGATGCTTGCGTGACTCCAACATTCAGACATGGGAAGAATACCAACTTTCAACTTCGTAGAAGTGCCATTCAGAATAGCAGGAGAAAAAACCAAGCTTGTAGACCTCATGATCACTCTGTTTTCGACTATGATTCGACGAAGGAGGGCAGACCCACTTCAAGTCCAAATGTGCTTGCAAAAATACGGACCAGAGCTAGTATCTGCACTGAGGGAGATAAAATGGCTGCTGATAAACAAACATGTTCTGGTAATTCTCTCCTTAAGATGAAAAATGGAGTGAAATCTCGTCTTGGAGTTCAGATGCCATGA
- the LOC116251222 gene encoding uncharacterized protein LOC116251222 isoform X2 — protein MGLPGHDMAVALVNQAPLDLGSQPCAPLVSGTDSFLCKRHCDIPSNSPIGSACMNLPSRGQSKSIRIHTLSNRNTNTFFESDGALNCKDWPAFNNWVCSSPGCISPSFLLFDELRGSGSSSRLKENACSSSPTTNTFCTSSLSVRTNGLRTLRCHAADIEARHEDEPFIGFIEEAWSSSSGCLSPSFICFDELRTRDATFGKSLGMWEVQVDHLFSHILSSYEVLENSSFSVSKPLDEEALVLLRKLASLHLGTRSDAFSEVRKVQRVNSIDGKEGCASLPSSELTGSGSPSLYGRTSFTDSLPQNPLPAIDEVPFPTGLDKLEGLEDDGPLFWPFDQNCFRYHELNWDLSISPSRKNRVDACVTPTFRHGKNTNFQLRRSAIQNSRRKNQACRPHDHSVFDYDSTKEGRPTSSPNVLAKIRTRASICTEGDKMAADKQTCSGNSLLKMKNGVKSRLGVQMP, from the coding sequence ATGGGTCTTCCTGGGCATGACATGGCTGTTGCTCTTGTGAATCAAGCACCTCTAGATCTTGGTTCTCAGCCATGTGCCCCTCTGGTTTCAGGCACAGATTCCTTCTTGTGTAAAAGGCATTGCGATATTCCCTCAAATTCTCCCATCGGTTCTGCTTGCATGAATTTACCTTCTCGAGGCCAGAGCAAGTCTATTCGGATTCATACGCTAAGCAATAGAAATACCAATACTTTCTTTGAATCTGACGGTGCTCTGAACTGCAAAGATTGGCCTGCTTTTAACAATTGGGTATGCTCGTCTCCGGGTTGCATCTCTCCTTCATTTCTGTTATTCGATGAATTGCGTGGTAGTGGCAGCAGCAGTAGGCTAAAAGAAAATGCTTGCTCAAGTTCTCCTACAACCAATACATTCTGTACGTCGAGTCTGTCAGTTCGAACTAATGGGTTGCGAACGTTGAGATGTCATGCTGCAGATATAGAAGCAAGGCATGAGGATGAACCATTCATTGGCTTCATTGAAGAGGCCTGGTCATCATCGTCTGGGTGCTTGTCCCCTTCCTTTATCTGTTTTGATGAGCTTCGCACCAGAGATGCTACCTTTGGTAAATCTCTTGGCATGTGGGAAGTGCAGGTTGATCATTTGTTCTCTCATATACTATCATCATATGAAGTTCTAGAGAATTCTTCTTTTTCCGTGTCAAAACCCTTAGATGAGGAGGCTCTCGTTCTTCTAAGAAAGTTAGCATCCCTTCATCTTGGAACAAGATCTGATGCATTCTCGGAGGTCAGGAAAGTCCAGAGAGTAAATTCCATTGATGGCAAGGAAGGTTGtgcttctcttccttcttcagAGCTCACTGGTTCAGGGAGTCCTTCTCTGTATGGCAGGACATCTTTCACTGATTCGCTTCCACAAAACCCATTACCAGCTATAGATGAGGTTCCCTTCCCCACAGGTTTGGACAAACTTGAAGGCCTTGAAGATGACGGACCTCTCTTCTGGCCTTTCGATCAAAACTGCTTCAGATATCATGAGCTAAACTGGGACTTGTCTATCTCACCATCTCGTAAGAACAGAGTTGATGCTTGCGTGACTCCAACATTCAGACATGGGAAGAATACCAACTTTCAACTTCGTAGAAGTGCCATTCAGAATAGCAGGAGAAAAAACCAAGCTTGTAGACCTCATGATCACTCTGTTTTCGACTATGATTCGACGAAGGAGGGCAGACCCACTTCAAGTCCAAATGTGCTTGCAAAAATACGGACCAGAGCTAGTATCTGCACTGAGGGAGATAAAATGGCTGCTGATAAACAAACATGTTCTGGTAATTCTCTCCTTAAGATGAAAAATGGAGTGAAATCTCGTCTTGGAGTTCAGATGCCATGA